Within the Acinetobacter radioresistens DSM 6976 = NBRC 102413 = CIP 103788 genome, the region CTTCAATATTCAAAAAGTAAGTTTTTAAAGTATTCCAGTCACTCTTGAAAATCTGATCAGAGCAGGTGGCCAGACTAAATACCACCAGAGCATTAAATTTTGCAGGCTGGCTAATTAAATAACGGTTGACCAGCTGAAAAGGGTTAACTGAATTTGAGTTTTTCTCTGATATCTGGGGTGAGCTATTATTAGAGAGCAAGGTATTAGAATTACTTGAGTCACAATTAATTCTAATTTGTAGAGCGTCTTCCTCAGCAGCAGATACAAATTCAAGTTCAAGTGCGGATGAACAGGCAACCTGACTGTTTAGAGTGCGTATTTCGAAATGCCCCTGATCAAACTGCCCCTGACTGATTTTTTTAAAACGCTGTTTAAAATCATTCAGATCTTCAGGCTGTAATATATCTAAAAGAGGTAATCCAATAACTTCATCTTCTTTTTCCAAGCCGAATAAATTCAGGTATTCATTATTTGCCTGAATATGAATTCCTTCCTGAATAATAGCAACAGCTTTATGACTTTCCTGAACCAGGGTCTGCGCCTGATTCTGGGCCATCTCAAGTTCAATACTTAAACGCTGTTGAGCCTGTACCAGTCGGTAATATGAAAGTGCCCGTACCAGCCCTATATAAAAACGTTCTGGAAAATCCAAGTTGATGACATCATAGATACCTTTATATATATAGTGATTATATTGTGCCGGTTCATATTGATCAGGTTTTATAAGGAGCACCGGCAAACTTGGCTGGGTTGATGCCTGTACGATTGAAAGAGCCTGTTCAACTTTAAGATCATAGGCCCGGCCGAAAATAATCAGATCCCAATCCAGATGAAGCTGCTTTTCAAAACTTTTTAAGTCATCCAACAGCACTGCCTGTACCAGGTGATCTTGCTGAGCAAAAATCTCTATAATCTGGTTATAACGGATCTGATTATCATCAATAATGAGTAGACGCGTTTCAGTACGTTTGAATTTTTTGGAGAGTAGCGGGTTTCTCACTTCAATGCTTCCCATAAATCTTGTTTATTTAATTCTTGCGCCTGTTTATCCATAAACTGATCGAGTAACCCCTGTTGCTGCTCGTTAATCAACTCAAAATTGAACTGGATAAAGCTTTGGGTAATCAACAATGCCTTGGTAAGACAAATTTTGATTTCTTCCTGGCCCAAGCGCAAGTAAATAGTTTGGTGTTCTTTAAAGGTTTGTGAACCTGGTAAAATAAGGGTGACCTGCTGCTGAAAGACGGCTTTTTGAATAAGTAAAGCAGGATGATAATTAATTGTATGAAGATCAATCTGCATTCGAACTGCGCACGGATACATCTCTTGTGCCAAAATTTCCAGTCCAAGTTCCAGGCTTTTATTAGTAGACTGCTTAATCCAGCGAATGACTCCACCTCGCCATTTCTCTTGGGTTTCTTCCTTAACCAGTATAAATTCGCCTGTGCGTAAATTTTTTGGGGTTTCACCTTTCCATTTAATTCGGTAACCATTTAAGCTGACATCAAGCACGCTGGTCTGATAAAGTTGTTTGGCTTCCCGATCCAATAGCCGGCTAGAATTGACTTGGGGAAGAGTATCAGGCGTATCTTTATCCCAGTTTAATAATAATTTTGATTCACTTTGAAAGCCATAATTATTTTCCAGCATTAATGTTTCATTAAAAGTCTTGGCTTTTGAAAGATAGAAATGTGCGGACAATAAACTAAAACAGATATCTAGCTGTGCAGAATATTGATAGCGGTCATGACGGCGTTCTGTCGTGCTGCCTAAAATGGTTTGTACATGGAATTTGAGTGCCAAACTTAAATTTTTCTGTTCATGTTTTGATAAAAATTCTGGCGTTCTTCCAAAAGTCGCATTGATGTGTTCCAGCAATTCCTGAGTAGTAATAAAAAAACTGGGTTCAAAATCCGGATTCTGTTTTTTCTGGTGAATTGGTGGGTAGTCTTTATTGCAATCTACAACATATTTGGTGAGAGTCGTTGCTCTAGGTAAAATTTGGATCAGCTTGGCCCAGTCAAAACTGCATTCATAAAGTGACTGAATTTCAGAGGGCCGAATTTGATGGGCATTAAAAATGTCCAGTAAGATCAGCTGGGCATAGGTCTGATTAATATTGGCTAAAATATTTTGAGTGCCCTGTATCTGGTTAATACTGTTCATATGAAAATCATTTTTTAAAGCAATATCATACAGCTGATGAGCAATGAGCCATTGACCGGTAAAATAGTGACTATAAAGTATTTGCTGTTGATACAGTAGGCTGACAAGTTGTTGCAGGGCATAATAAATTGCCAATGTTCGAGCTATAGATAAGTTTTTTTTCTGATTAAAAGCAAAAAGAGAAAATTTTTGATGAGCGAGCTGCTCGTGCGCAGAACGCGCAATATTAATATAAACTCCTGCAAAGTGACAGCGTAGTAGCATAGCCAGTTCAATAATATGCTCATTACGGTCAGTACTGATAGGACCCTGATTAAAAAAATGTTTTTCTAAGCTGGCCAGTACTTTATCGATGGTAGGATGCAAACTATGAATCAGGTCAAATCTGAGTGTTTCACTACATTTTAAGCGAGAGATTTCGAGTACGGCATGAAACAGCGACTTAGAGGTGTCACCAAGCTGCATGAAAGACAGATTACCTGCCCACATTTCCAGATCTTTCACTGTAGCAGGTGCAAAGCTAAGTTTTTCCCTATCAAGAACATTGGGGGAATGAAATATTTCTGAAAATGTACTATTCATCATACTTATTATAGAAACTCAAATTGTTATAGTCCCAAACAGCGGTGTTTTATTCTTCTCACCTGCAATCTCCCTAACCAGTTTAGGTACTAAATAACCTGGCAGACTTGCTAGGACCTCTTTATAAACTTCATCAATCTTTGAAGAGGGCAAGTCAAAGTGATGGGCCCCCTTAACTTTATCCAGCACATGTAAATAATAAGGCATAACCCGTGCCTCGAACAGTCTATAACTTAAATTGATTAATACTTCCGCTGAATCATTAATACCCTTAAGTAAAACGGCCTGATTGAGCACAGTGACCTGACGACGTGCCAGTTCATGCAATTTTGAACAGGTGAAGTCATCGAGTTCTGAAGCATGGTTAGAGTGTACCACCAGTATAATACGTAGCCTACTGTTTTCCAAAAGAGAAATTAACTCATGATCAATACGGTCTGGAATCACAATCGGCACACGTGAATGTATTCTAAGCGTATCAATCTGGGGAATAGACTCAAGCCTTTCCAGCCATAAGCCGAGTTTACGGTTGGATAAAGTCAGTGGATCACCACCACTTAAAATAATTTCATGAACCTCAGGTTGACTTAAAATATAATTTTTAATTGCTGGCCAGTCTTCATTTTTAGGTAAATTTTCCTGATAGGGGAAGTGACGTCGAAAGCAGTAGCGGCAATGAACTGCACAGGCACCTGTTAAAGTAAGCAGGAAACGTGTTTTATATTTATGCAAAACACCAGGTAAGAGATTGGCTGCCTCTTCACCTAAAGGATCAGTAACAAATCCTGGAAAATCCTCTAGTTCAAGATGATGTGGCAAGACTTGCAGCAAAAGAGGATCAAGAGGGTCACCAATGCACATTTTTGCAACAAATGCGCGCGGTACGCGTAATTTAAACTTTTCAGAAGCCAGAACTGCCCCTGATAATAACTGTTCGGGTGAAAGCTGAAGCGCGTGTAACAATTCTAGCGGGTCAGTAATTAGGTCACTGAGTTGTGATTGCCAGTTTTGCTCTTGATATAAATAGTTTATCATGCCACACGTTAAAAATAATGCTAGTCTAGCATTAATAGAT harbors:
- the epmB gene encoding EF-P beta-lysylation protein EpmB, producing the protein MINYLYQEQNWQSQLSDLITDPLELLHALQLSPEQLLSGAVLASEKFKLRVPRAFVAKMCIGDPLDPLLLQVLPHHLELEDFPGFVTDPLGEEAANLLPGVLHKYKTRFLLTLTGACAVHCRYCFRRHFPYQENLPKNEDWPAIKNYILSQPEVHEIILSGGDPLTLSNRKLGLWLERLESIPQIDTLRIHSRVPIVIPDRIDHELISLLENSRLRIILVVHSNHASELDDFTCSKLHELARRQVTVLNQAVLLKGINDSAEVLINLSYRLFEARVMPYYLHVLDKVKGAHHFDLPSSKIDEVYKEVLASLPGYLVPKLVREIAGEKNKTPLFGTITI